In one window of Prionailurus bengalensis isolate Pbe53 chromosome B3, Fcat_Pben_1.1_paternal_pri, whole genome shotgun sequence DNA:
- the ADCY4 gene encoding adenylate cyclase type 4 isoform X6 yields the protein MARLFSPRPPPSEDLFYETYYSLSQQYPLLLLLLVIVLCALLALLAVASASGRELASDPGFLTTVLCALGGFSLLLGLASREQRLQRWTRPLSGLVWAALLGLGHGFLFTGGLVSAWDQVSFFLFVIFTVYAMLPLGMRDAAAAGLASSLSHLLVLGLYLGPQPDSKPALLPQLAANAVLFLCGNVAGAYHKALMERALRATFREALSSLHSRRRLDTEKKHQEHLLLSILPAYLAREMKAEIMARLQAGQGSRPESTNNFHSLYVKRHQGVSVLYADIVGFTRLASECSPKELVLMLNELFGKFDQIAKEHECMRIKILGDCYYCVSGLPLSLPDHAINCVRMGLDMCRAIRKLRAATGVDINMRVGVHSGSVLCGVIGLQKWQYDVWSHDVTLANHMEAGGVPGRVHITGATLALLAGAYAVEDAAMEHRDPYLRELGEPTYLVIDPRAEEEDEKGTAGGLLSSLEGPKMRPSLLMTRYLESWGAAKPFAHLSHLESPVSTSTPLPEKTLASFSPQWSLDRSRTPRGLDDDLDTGDAKFFQVIEQLNSQKQWRQSKDFNPLTLYFRKKELEKEYRLSALPAFKYYAACTFLVFLSNFIIQMLVTNRPPALAITYSITFLLFLLLLFICFSEHLTRCVLKGPKMLHWLPALSGLVATRPGLRVALGTATILLVFVMAIPSLFFLPAASNCPFGALNVSSMAFNISWELPGSLPLISVPYSMHCCVLGFLSCSLFLHMSFELKLLLLLLWLGASCSLFLHSHAWLSDCLIARLYPDPSDSRPGVLKEPKLMGAISFFIFFFTLLVLARQNEYYCRLDFLWKKKLRQEQEETETMENLTRLLLENVLPAHVAPQFIGQNRRNETLGILSLLLFLASHWLLESSEPESRTHRDLMAPIL from the exons ATGGCCCGCCTCTTCAGCCCCCGGCCGCCCCCCAGCGAAGACCTCTTCTACGAAACCTACTACAGCCTGAGCCAGCAGTACccgctgctgctactgctgctggtGATCGTGCTCTGCGCGCTCCTGGCGCTGCTGGCTGTCGCCTCCGCCAGCGGCCgg GAGCTAGCTTCAGACCCAGGCTTCCTGACCACTGTGCTGTGCGCGCTGGGTGGCTTCTCGCTGCTCCTGGGCCTGGCTTCCCGGGAGCAACGACTGCAGCGCTGGACACGTCCCCTGTCGGGCCTCGTATGGGCAGCGCTACTCGGGCTAGGCCACGGCTTCCTGTTCACTGGGGGCCTGGTGAGCGCCTGGGACCAG GtgtcctttttcctctttgtcaTCTTCACCGTGTACGCCATGTTGCCCTTGGGCATGCGGGATGCCGCTGCTGCGGGCCTTGCCTCATCGCTCTCCCACTTGCTGGTCCTTGGGCTGTACCTTGGGCCTCAGCCGGACTCAAAGCCGGCGCTGCTGCCACAG CTGGCAGCGAACGCGGTGCTGTTCCTGTGCGGGAACGTGGCGGGAGCGTATCACAAGGCGCTGATGGAGCGCGCGCTGCGCGCCACGTTCCGCGAGGCACTTAGCTCCCTGCACTCGCGCCGGCGGCTGGACACCGAGAAGAAGCACCAG GAACACCTTCTCTTGTCCATCCTTCCTGCCTACTTGGCCCgagagatgaaggcagagatcatgGCACGACTGCAGGCTGGACAGGGGTCACGGCCAGAAAGCACCAACAACTTCCACAGCCTCTATGTCAAGAGGCACCAGGGAGTCAG TGTGCTGTATGCTGACATCGTGGGCTTCACCCGGCTGGCCAGTGAGTGCTCTCCTAAGGAGTTGGTGCTCATGCTCAACGAGCTCTTTGGCAAGTTCGACCAGATCGCCAAG gaGCATGAATGCATGCGGATCAAGATCCTGGGAGACTGTTACTACTGTGTCTCTGGGCTACCGCTCTCCCTGCCAGACCACGCCATCAACTGCGTGCGCATGGGGCTGGACATGTGCCGGGCCATCAG GAAGCTCCGGGCAGCCACTGGCGTGGACATCAACATGCGTGTGGGCGTGCATTCGGGCAGTGTGCTCTGCGGAGTCATTGGGCTGCAGAAGTGGCAGTATGATGTCTGGTCCCATGATGTCACACTGGCCAACCACATGGAGGCGGGTGGCGTGCCAGG ACGAGTGCATATTACAGGGGCTACCCTGGCCCTGCTGGCAGGGGCTTATGCTGTGGAGGATGCAGCCATGGAACACCGGGACCCATACCTTCGGGAGCTAGGGGAGCCTACCTACCTAGTCATCGATCCCCGG GCTGAGGAAGAAGATGAGAAGGGCACTGCAGGAGGGTTGCTGTCCTCTCTCGAGGGCCCCAAGATGCGTCCGTCGCTGCTGATGACCCGCTACCTGGAGTCCTGGGGCGCCGCCAAGCCTTTTGCCCATCTGAGCCATCTAGAGAGCCCTGTGTCCACCTCTACCCCTCTCCCG GAGAAGACCCTGGCTTCCTTCAGCCCCCAGTGGAGCCTGGACCG GAGCCGTACCCCCCGGGGGCTAGATGATGACCTGGACACTGGGGATGCCAAGTTCTTCCAGGTCATCGAACAGCTCAACTCTCAGAA ACAGTGGAGGCAGTCAAAGGACTTCAACCCACTGACACTGTACTTCAGAAAGAAGGAACTGGAGAAagag tACCgactctctgccctccccgccttCAAATACTATGCAGCCTGCACCTTCCtggttttcctttccaatttcatCATCCAGATGCTGGTGACAAACAG GCCCCCAGCTCTGGCCATCACCTATAGCAtcaccttcctcctcttcctcctcctcctcttcatctgCTTCTCAGAGCACCTGACG AGGTGTGTCTTGAAAGGCCCCAAGATGCTGCACTGGCTGCCGGCACTGTCTGGCTTAGTGGCCACACGGCCCGGACTGCGAGTTGCCCTGGGCACAGCTACCATCCTCCTGGTTTTTGTGATGGCCATTCCCAGCCTG TTCTTCTTACCGGCAGCATCAAACTGCCCTTTTGGGGCTCTCAATGTGTCCTCCATGGCTTTCAACATCTCCTGGGAGCTCCCTGGGTCCCTGCCTCTCATCAGCGTCCCC TACTCTATGCACTGCTGCGTGCTGGGGTTCCTGTCCTGCTCCCTCTTTTTGCACATGAGCTTCGAGCTGAagttgctgctgcttctgctgtgGCTGGGGGCCTcctgctccctcttcctccactcCCACGCCTGGCTGTCCGACTGCCTCATCGCCCGCCTCTATCCAGATCCCTCGGACTCCAG GCCAGGGGTGCTGAAGGAGCCCAAATTGATGGGAGCTATctccttcttcatcttcttcttcacCCTCCTGGTCCTGGCTCGGCAG AATGAGTATTACTGCCGGCTGGACTTCCTGTGGAAGAAGAAGCTGcggcaggagcaggaggagacagagaccaTGGAGAACCTGACTCGGCTGCTGTTGGAGAATGTGCTCCCTGCACATGTGGCCCCCCAGTTCATTGGCCAGAACCGGCGCAACGAG ACACTGGGAATCTTGTCACTGCTCCTGTTTCTAGCTTCACATTGGCTACTAGAAAGCTCAGAGCCAGAATCTAGGACTCACAGGGACCTTATGGCACCCATTTTGTGA